The Amphiprion ocellaris isolate individual 3 ecotype Okinawa chromosome 6, ASM2253959v1, whole genome shotgun sequence genome contains a region encoding:
- the rasef gene encoding ras and EF-hand domain-containing protein isoform X1 — translation MASIRTMSQEEQNHLSFLFHAYDVDNSGRIEKNEFSTICKELNVSSQEAERIFNRLDVDKDGTVTLEEFISGFQEQHQEEHDDASENKNSSTVEGFSISKGHVTSSRQPHPHIQGMSAEEQERLRALFHTYDVDNSGRIEKNEFLTICTELQVSAAEADRIFSRLDIDDDGTVTFQEFITGFHDRHGEFMESDGGDVSAAWENFERRLGEQAKFIPRHEQAATLYQNISLTEPRLIPYFEKVVINFTKEIKQQNSEMENLALAIKRSQDQATMQLSEMEEEMDQRIHAAERKTREQEKKRTEAALNELRRGYETEVCELQCKIQRMQMIEEKYKNIAVKDESSALKKRINELTLENQKIKQELLKSQTKVACLQSEMDSLKTELTDQSINSERDEELMQHFSDERDILESQIEILQTANRKLHDSNDGLRAALERITKSGGSPDVKNRNRSKSICYTSPYVLMDRVCQRTDEFPLYTRRPSCDTLALAMCDPGLRRRHSSECEQDSLPEIYVDSGMSTLRGSHGGYDSEHDVKGQEEEEEEEEERQEKKKKREDYNNDSMMGENSDTDPAETQDGESAFGSDSSSVLDWKPLESISIPTPAAPTMRKALSAISVQKEEKESVDLGYMTSEKAYRIVLAGDAAVGKSSFLLRLCKNEFKLNSSATLGVDFQMKTLIVDGEPVLLQLWDTAGQERFRSIAKSYFRRADGVLLLYDVTCEKSFLNVRDWVDMIEDVSREDIPIMLVGNKCDLRQDAVNCVPFSYGEKLAMTYNTLFCETSAKDGSNILEAVLHLARQVTKYATFEEKSHYRSMPKLDAPRKKPNFSCCT, via the exons atggcATCCATAAGGACCATGAGCCAGGAAGAACAAAACCATCTGAGTTTCCTCTTTCACGCCTATGATGTGGATAATTCAGGGcgcattgaaaaaaatgaattttctaCTATTTGCAAAGAACTCAATGTGTCCTCCCAAGAAGCAGAGCGCATATTCAACCGCCTGGACGTCGACAAAGACGGCACAGTGACCTTAGAGGAGTTCATCAGCGGCTTTCAAGAACAACACCAGGAAGAACACGATGATGCTTCAGAAAACAAGAACTCCTCAACTGTGGAAGGATTTTCAATCAGCAAAGGACATGTCACATCCAG CAGGCAGCCACATCCCCACATCCAGGGAATGAGCGCAGAGGAGCAGGAGCGGCTGCGCGCCCTCTTTCACACCTACGACGTGGACAACTCCGGGCGGATCGAGAAGAACGAGTTTCTCACCATCTGTACGGAGCTGCAGGTGTCAGCGGCCGAGGCGGACCGGATTTTCAGCCGGCTGGACATCGACGACGACGGAACCGTCACCTTCCAGGAGTTCATCACCGGGTTTCACGACCGCCACGGAGAGTTCATGGAGTCAGACGGAGGAGACGTGTCCGCCGCCTGGGAGAACTTCGAGAGGAGGCTGGGAGAGCAGGCAAAGTTCATCCCCAG GCATGAACAGGCAGCAACACTGTACCAGAACATCAGTCTGACTGAGCCCAGACTGATTCCTTATTTTGAGAAAGTCGTCATTAACTTCACCAAAGAGATCAAACAGCAGAACTCGGAGATGGAGAACCTGGCGCTCGCAATTAAACG ATCTCAGGACCAAGCAACAATGCAGCTCAgcgagatggaggaggagatggaccAACGTATTCATGCTGCGGAAAGAAAAACACGAGAGCAG gaGAAAAAGCGAACAGAGGCTGCGCTAAATGAATTAAGGAGAGGTTATGAAACTGAAGTGTGTGAGCTGCAATGTAAGATCCAGAGGATGCAGATG ATTGAAGAGAAATACAAGAACATCGCTGTGAAAGATGAGAGTTCAGCTCTGAAGAAGAGGATCAATGAGCTAACACTG gaaaaCCAGAAGATAAAACAGGAGCTGCTGAAGTCTCAGACCAAAGTTGCCTGTTTGCAGAGTGAGATGGACTCGTTGAAGACAGAGTTAACAGACCAAAGCATCAACTCTGAACG AGACGAGGAGCTCATGCAACACTTTTCTGATGAGCGAGACATCCTGGAGAGTCAGATCGAGATTCTGCA gACAGCTAACAGGAAGCTCCATGACAGTAACGATGGCCTGAGAGCTGCTCTGGAGAGGATCACAAAG TCTGGTGGGTCACCAGATGttaagaacagaaacagaagtaaAAGCATCTGCTACACATCACCATACGTCCTAATGGACAG GGTCTGCCAGCGTACAGATGAGTTTCCTCTGTACACCCGCCGGCCCAGCTGCGACACTCTGGCCTTGGCCATGTGTGATCCCGGCCTGAGGCGCCGACACAGCAGCGAGTGCGAGCAGGACAGTCTGCCGGAGATCTACGTGGACAGCGGCATGTCGACGCTCAGAGGCTCGCACGGAGGCTACGACTCAGAGCACGACGTCAAAGGtcaagaagaagaggaagaagaagaagaagagaggcaggagaagaagaagaaaagggagGATTACAACAATGACAGCATGATGGGAGAAAACTCTGACACTGAT CCAGCAGAGACTCAGGACGGTGAATCAGCATTCGGGTCGGACAGCAGCTCAGTTCTGGACTGGAAGCCGTTAGAATCGATCAGCATCCCAACGCCCGCTGCGCCAACAATGAGGAAAGCCCTCAGTGCCATCAGTGTTCAG aaggaggagaaggagagtgTTGATCTGGGTTACATGACATCAGAGAAGGCCTACAGGATTGTGTTAGCTGGAGATGCTGCTGTGGGAAAATCCAGCTTCCTGCTCCGCCTCTGCAAGAATGAATTCAAACTGAACTCCAGCGCCACTCTGG gagTTGATTTCCAGATGAAGACACTGATTGTGGATGGAGAGCCTGTTTTACTACAACTGTGGGACACTGCAGGACAGGAGAG GTTTCGGAGTATTGCAAAGTCTTATTTCCGCCGGGCAGACGGCGTGTTGCTGCTGTACGACGTCACCTGTGAGAAGAGCTTCCTGAATGTCAGAGACTGGGTGGACATGATTGAG GATGTGTCCCGTGAAGATATTCCCATCATGCTTGTGGGTAATAAGTGTGATCTCAGACAGGATGCAGTGAACTGTGTTCCTTTCAGCTATGGGGAAAAGCTGGCCATG ACATACAACACTCTGTTCTGTGAAACTAGTGCTAAAGATGGCTCCAACATCCTGGAGGCTGTGTTGCACCTGGCCAG GCAGGTAACAAAGTATGCCACCTTTGAGGAAAAAAGTCACTATCGGTCGATGCCCAAATTAGACGCTCCAAGGAAAAAACCAAACTTCTCTTGCTGCACCTGA
- the rasef gene encoding ras and EF-hand domain-containing protein isoform X2, with protein MASIRTMSQEEQNHLSFLFHAYDVDNSGRIEKNEFSTICKELNVSSQEAERIFNRLDVDKDGTVTLEEFISGFQEQHQEEHDDASENKNSSTVEGFSISKGHVTSRQPHPHIQGMSAEEQERLRALFHTYDVDNSGRIEKNEFLTICTELQVSAAEADRIFSRLDIDDDGTVTFQEFITGFHDRHGEFMESDGGDVSAAWENFERRLGEQAKFIPRHEQAATLYQNISLTEPRLIPYFEKVVINFTKEIKQQNSEMENLALAIKRSQDQATMQLSEMEEEMDQRIHAAERKTREQEKKRTEAALNELRRGYETEVCELQCKIQRMQMIEEKYKNIAVKDESSALKKRINELTLENQKIKQELLKSQTKVACLQSEMDSLKTELTDQSINSERDEELMQHFSDERDILESQIEILQTANRKLHDSNDGLRAALERITKSGGSPDVKNRNRSKSICYTSPYVLMDRVCQRTDEFPLYTRRPSCDTLALAMCDPGLRRRHSSECEQDSLPEIYVDSGMSTLRGSHGGYDSEHDVKGQEEEEEEEEERQEKKKKREDYNNDSMMGENSDTDPAETQDGESAFGSDSSSVLDWKPLESISIPTPAAPTMRKALSAISVQKEEKESVDLGYMTSEKAYRIVLAGDAAVGKSSFLLRLCKNEFKLNSSATLGVDFQMKTLIVDGEPVLLQLWDTAGQERFRSIAKSYFRRADGVLLLYDVTCEKSFLNVRDWVDMIEDVSREDIPIMLVGNKCDLRQDAVNCVPFSYGEKLAMTYNTLFCETSAKDGSNILEAVLHLARQVTKYATFEEKSHYRSMPKLDAPRKKPNFSCCT; from the exons atggcATCCATAAGGACCATGAGCCAGGAAGAACAAAACCATCTGAGTTTCCTCTTTCACGCCTATGATGTGGATAATTCAGGGcgcattgaaaaaaatgaattttctaCTATTTGCAAAGAACTCAATGTGTCCTCCCAAGAAGCAGAGCGCATATTCAACCGCCTGGACGTCGACAAAGACGGCACAGTGACCTTAGAGGAGTTCATCAGCGGCTTTCAAGAACAACACCAGGAAGAACACGATGATGCTTCAGAAAACAAGAACTCCTCAACTGTGGAAGGATTTTCAATCAGCAAAGGACATGTCACATCCAG GCAGCCACATCCCCACATCCAGGGAATGAGCGCAGAGGAGCAGGAGCGGCTGCGCGCCCTCTTTCACACCTACGACGTGGACAACTCCGGGCGGATCGAGAAGAACGAGTTTCTCACCATCTGTACGGAGCTGCAGGTGTCAGCGGCCGAGGCGGACCGGATTTTCAGCCGGCTGGACATCGACGACGACGGAACCGTCACCTTCCAGGAGTTCATCACCGGGTTTCACGACCGCCACGGAGAGTTCATGGAGTCAGACGGAGGAGACGTGTCCGCCGCCTGGGAGAACTTCGAGAGGAGGCTGGGAGAGCAGGCAAAGTTCATCCCCAG GCATGAACAGGCAGCAACACTGTACCAGAACATCAGTCTGACTGAGCCCAGACTGATTCCTTATTTTGAGAAAGTCGTCATTAACTTCACCAAAGAGATCAAACAGCAGAACTCGGAGATGGAGAACCTGGCGCTCGCAATTAAACG ATCTCAGGACCAAGCAACAATGCAGCTCAgcgagatggaggaggagatggaccAACGTATTCATGCTGCGGAAAGAAAAACACGAGAGCAG gaGAAAAAGCGAACAGAGGCTGCGCTAAATGAATTAAGGAGAGGTTATGAAACTGAAGTGTGTGAGCTGCAATGTAAGATCCAGAGGATGCAGATG ATTGAAGAGAAATACAAGAACATCGCTGTGAAAGATGAGAGTTCAGCTCTGAAGAAGAGGATCAATGAGCTAACACTG gaaaaCCAGAAGATAAAACAGGAGCTGCTGAAGTCTCAGACCAAAGTTGCCTGTTTGCAGAGTGAGATGGACTCGTTGAAGACAGAGTTAACAGACCAAAGCATCAACTCTGAACG AGACGAGGAGCTCATGCAACACTTTTCTGATGAGCGAGACATCCTGGAGAGTCAGATCGAGATTCTGCA gACAGCTAACAGGAAGCTCCATGACAGTAACGATGGCCTGAGAGCTGCTCTGGAGAGGATCACAAAG TCTGGTGGGTCACCAGATGttaagaacagaaacagaagtaaAAGCATCTGCTACACATCACCATACGTCCTAATGGACAG GGTCTGCCAGCGTACAGATGAGTTTCCTCTGTACACCCGCCGGCCCAGCTGCGACACTCTGGCCTTGGCCATGTGTGATCCCGGCCTGAGGCGCCGACACAGCAGCGAGTGCGAGCAGGACAGTCTGCCGGAGATCTACGTGGACAGCGGCATGTCGACGCTCAGAGGCTCGCACGGAGGCTACGACTCAGAGCACGACGTCAAAGGtcaagaagaagaggaagaagaagaagaagagaggcaggagaagaagaagaaaagggagGATTACAACAATGACAGCATGATGGGAGAAAACTCTGACACTGAT CCAGCAGAGACTCAGGACGGTGAATCAGCATTCGGGTCGGACAGCAGCTCAGTTCTGGACTGGAAGCCGTTAGAATCGATCAGCATCCCAACGCCCGCTGCGCCAACAATGAGGAAAGCCCTCAGTGCCATCAGTGTTCAG aaggaggagaaggagagtgTTGATCTGGGTTACATGACATCAGAGAAGGCCTACAGGATTGTGTTAGCTGGAGATGCTGCTGTGGGAAAATCCAGCTTCCTGCTCCGCCTCTGCAAGAATGAATTCAAACTGAACTCCAGCGCCACTCTGG gagTTGATTTCCAGATGAAGACACTGATTGTGGATGGAGAGCCTGTTTTACTACAACTGTGGGACACTGCAGGACAGGAGAG GTTTCGGAGTATTGCAAAGTCTTATTTCCGCCGGGCAGACGGCGTGTTGCTGCTGTACGACGTCACCTGTGAGAAGAGCTTCCTGAATGTCAGAGACTGGGTGGACATGATTGAG GATGTGTCCCGTGAAGATATTCCCATCATGCTTGTGGGTAATAAGTGTGATCTCAGACAGGATGCAGTGAACTGTGTTCCTTTCAGCTATGGGGAAAAGCTGGCCATG ACATACAACACTCTGTTCTGTGAAACTAGTGCTAAAGATGGCTCCAACATCCTGGAGGCTGTGTTGCACCTGGCCAG GCAGGTAACAAAGTATGCCACCTTTGAGGAAAAAAGTCACTATCGGTCGATGCCCAAATTAGACGCTCCAAGGAAAAAACCAAACTTCTCTTGCTGCACCTGA